A genomic window from Peromyscus maniculatus bairdii isolate BWxNUB_F1_BW_parent chromosome 1, HU_Pman_BW_mat_3.1, whole genome shotgun sequence includes:
- the LOC102910455 gene encoding splicing factor U2AF 35 kDa subunit-like isoform X1 produces the protein MASQDFRVVGAPGPVLQASAGKWLNTSCLPSLVPKNFKLNCTFYFRTGACRHGDRCSRLHNKPTFSQTVALMNIYHNPQNSAQSADGVRCAMSDWEMQEHYDEFFEEVFTEMEEKYGQVEEMNVCDNLGDHLMGNVYVKFRYEEDAKKAVMDLNNRWFNGQPIHSELSPVTDFTEACCHQYEMGKCLRGSFCNFMHLKPISRELKQKLSRLHRKRHRSRSRSRERHSPSRDIRHGGTREGGGREHYRRQSRYLKRYGRF, from the exons ATGGCTTCACAGGATTTCAGAGTAGTTGGCGCTCCGGGTCCTGTGTTGCAGGCGTCTGCTGGAAAATGGCTGAATACTTCTTGCCTTCCATCTTTAGTACCGAAAAACTTCAA ACTCAACTGTACATTTTATTTCAGAACTGGAGCATGTCGTCATGGAGACAGATGTTCTCGGTTGCACAATAAACCAACCTTTAGCCAGACCGTTGCCCTCATGAACATTTACCATAACCCTCAAAACTCTGCCCAGTCTGCTGATGGTGTGCGCTGTGCTATGAGTGACTGGGAGATGCAGGAGCACTATGATGAGTTCTTTGAGGAAGTCTTCACTGAGATGGAAGAAAAGTATGGACAGGTTGAAGAGATGAACGTCTGTGATAACCTAGGAGACCACCTGATGGGGAATGTGTATGTCAAGTTTCGTTATGAGGAGGATGCAAAGAAAGCTGTGATGGACTTGAATAACCGCTGGTTTAATGGGCAGCCAATCCATTCAGAGCTGTCCCCAGTGACTGACTTCACGGAAGCCTGCTGCCACCAGTATGAGATGGGCAAGTGCCTAAGAGGGTCCTTCTGCAACTTCATGCATCTGAAGCCAATCTCAAGAGAGCTCAAACAGAAGCTGTCTAGGCTCCATCGCAAGAGGCATAGATCCAGGTCCCGATCCCGGGAAAGGCATTCTCCATCCAGAGAcattaggcatggtggcaccagAGAAGGTGGAGGACGAGAGCATTACAGGAGGCAGTCCAGATACCTCAAGAGATATGGGAGATTCTGA
- the LOC102910455 gene encoding splicing factor U2AF 35 kDa subunit-like isoform X2 has translation MNIYHNPQNSAQSADGVRCAMSDWEMQEHYDEFFEEVFTEMEEKYGQVEEMNVCDNLGDHLMGNVYVKFRYEEDAKKAVMDLNNRWFNGQPIHSELSPVTDFTEACCHQYEMGKCLRGSFCNFMHLKPISRELKQKLSRLHRKRHRSRSRSRERHSPSRDIRHGGTREGGGREHYRRQSRYLKRYGRF, from the coding sequence ATGAACATTTACCATAACCCTCAAAACTCTGCCCAGTCTGCTGATGGTGTGCGCTGTGCTATGAGTGACTGGGAGATGCAGGAGCACTATGATGAGTTCTTTGAGGAAGTCTTCACTGAGATGGAAGAAAAGTATGGACAGGTTGAAGAGATGAACGTCTGTGATAACCTAGGAGACCACCTGATGGGGAATGTGTATGTCAAGTTTCGTTATGAGGAGGATGCAAAGAAAGCTGTGATGGACTTGAATAACCGCTGGTTTAATGGGCAGCCAATCCATTCAGAGCTGTCCCCAGTGACTGACTTCACGGAAGCCTGCTGCCACCAGTATGAGATGGGCAAGTGCCTAAGAGGGTCCTTCTGCAACTTCATGCATCTGAAGCCAATCTCAAGAGAGCTCAAACAGAAGCTGTCTAGGCTCCATCGCAAGAGGCATAGATCCAGGTCCCGATCCCGGGAAAGGCATTCTCCATCCAGAGAcattaggcatggtggcaccagAGAAGGTGGAGGACGAGAGCATTACAGGAGGCAGTCCAGATACCTCAAGAGATATGGGAGATTCTGA